From Lepus europaeus isolate LE1 chromosome 3, mLepTim1.pri, whole genome shotgun sequence, a single genomic window includes:
- the DACT2 gene encoding dapper homolog 2, with the protein MWAPGGPPGPAGWDRRRVGARLRAALAGLHELQGLRATQQARVRGALAMQPSPEPAAPCGPRAPELRLEAALAALQEQLSRLRRQDAGLKTHLDQLGQQISELQLDVCRSSCEAPDSDSRPSSGFYELSDGGSCSLSTSCASVCSDRSLGSLLPAFQASKDRPAMGDWRPRSADETTVPAWRPQPMEEGEGPPSSAEGPVWPKGMFRPRPVSTGDLERVLPEDVGLQDVCGDRTAAPHLCQGVEGLPHVLDPKYQRDLVSRGGREVYPYPSPLHAVALQSPLFALTRDTPQTTSHTLPPALPPPSTTRTGPAPEVGLAGTYIDRLLRRHSQRASMRGGVRDQGPPRWAASPSPQKLGHAPQAGSNAGSPSRDSLGQQGPGPHGSPQHPSPLPQEDPRPPDGRVPRETVVDASPRPQTQQPPRALDCSRGPGVSPARRVQERPPVAWGHHVPGPGADSKALPGGMATGHPKPKAVKVRRRASDKGPRPTRPPLPSERPRGVPVAAGLPLEWGPSCRPLGAGLRRKPTPGGAAPGRSCSESTLYPVPFFVPLVVARPDNCRASAQVLFPSQWARKQRRRWQSAVEIAGRGGQRAPRATCARDGESDAAESSGDDASGLSAGCFGDAEASGSDAEGGRGRRARPPAPRLCRVKASRALRRKIRRFQPAALRVMTMV; encoded by the exons ATGTGGGCGCCAGGCGGGCCGCCGGGGCCCGCGGGCTGGGATCGCCGCAGGGTGGGCGCGCGGCTGCGCGCGGCGCTTGCGGGGCTGCACGAGCTGCAGGGGCTGCGCGCCACGCAGCAGGCGCGGGTGCGGGGCGCCCTGGCCATGcagccctccccagagcccgccGCCCCCTGCGGCCCCCGCGCGCCCGAGCTGAGGCTGGAGGCGGCGCTGGCCGCCCTGCAGGAGCAGCTG TCCCGGTTACGGCGGCAGGACGCGGGCCTCAAGACCCACTTGGACCAGCTGGGCCAGCAGATCAGCGAGCTGCAGCTGGACGTGTGCAGGTCGTCCTGCGAGGCCCCGGACAGCGACAGCCGGCCCAGCTCCG gtttctacGAGCTCAGCGATGGTGGCTCCTGCTCCCTGTCCACCTCCTGTGCCTCCGTGTGCAGTGACCGCAGCCTGGGCAGCCTGCTGCCTGCGTTCCAGGCCTCCAAGGACAGGCCTGCCATGGGGGACTGGCGGCCTCGGTCAGCAGATGAGACCACCGTGCCGGCGTGGAGACCCCAGCCCATGGAGGAGGGTGAAGGGCCCCCGAGCAGTGCAGAGGGCCCAGTCTGGCCAAAGGGCATGTTCCGGCCCAGACCGGTGTCCACAG GCGATCTGGAACGGGTCCTCCCAGAAGACGTGGGGCTCCAGGACGTCTGTGGGGACCGCACGGCTGCCCCCCACCTCTGCCAGGGCGTGGAGGGGCTGCCCCACGTGCTGGACCCCAAGTACCAGCGGGACCTGGTGTCCAGGGGCGGCCGGGAAGTGTACCCATACCCCAGCCCCCTGCACGCAGTGGCTCTGCAGAGCCCCCTGTTTGCTCTGACCAGAGACACCCCACAGACCACCAGCCATACGCTCCCCccggctctgccccctcccagcacCACGCGGACTGGGCCAGCCCCCGAGGTGGGCCTGGCCGGCACCTACATTGACAGGCTGCTGCGGCGGCACAGCCAAAGGGCTTCTATGAGGGGTGGTGTCAGGGACCAGGGGCCCCCCAGATGGGCAGCATCCCCATCCCCGCAGAAGCTGGGCCACGCCCCCCAGGCAGGGAGCAATGCAGGGTCCCCCAGCAGGGacagcctggggcagcagggccctgggcctcacgggagcccccagcaccccagccctctcccacAGGAGGACCCCAGGCCCCCAGATGGACGTGTGCCCAGGGAGACCGTGGTGGATGCCTCACCCCGCCCCCAGACCCAGCAGCCCCCCAGGGCTCTGGACTGCAGCCGAGGCCCAGGCGTGTCCCCAGCCAGGAGGGTCCAGGAGAGACctcctgtggcctggggacaCCATGTCCCCGGGCCAGGGGCGGACAGCAAAGCTTTGCCAGGTGGCATGGCCACCGGCCACCCCAAGCCCAAGGCTGTGAAGGTCAGGAGAAGGGCCAGCGACAAGGGGCCGAGGCCCACAAGGCCGCCACTGCCCTCAGAGAGACCTCGGGGTGTCCCTGTGGCTGCCGGGCTGCCCCTGGAGTGGGGCCCCTCGTGCAGGCCCCTAGGGGCTGGGCTCAGGAGGAAGCCTACCCCGGGCGGGGCGGCGCCCGGCCGCTCCTGCTCTGAGTCCACCCTCTACCCCGTGCCCTTCTTCGTGCCCCTGGTGGTGGCCCGGCCGGACAACTGCCGGGCGTCGGCGCAGGTGCTGTTCCCCTCCCAGTGGGCCAGGAAGCAGCGGCGCCGGTGGCAGTCCGCCGTGGAGATCGCGGGCCGGGGCGGCCAGCGTGCGCCCCGAGCCACCTGCGCGCGCGACGGCGAGTCGGACGCGGCGGAGAGCAGCGGGGATGATGCCAGCGGCCTCTCCGCCGGCTGCTTCGGGGACGCCGAGGCCAGCGGCAGCGACGCGGAGGGCGGGCGAGGGCGGCGCGCGCGGCCCCCCGCGCCCAGGCTGTGCCGCGTCAAAGCCTCCAGGGCGCTCCGGAGGAAGATCCGCAGGTTCCAGCCGGCCGCGCTGCGGGTCATGACCATGGTGTGA